From a region of the Chthonomonas sp. genome:
- a CDS encoding 4a-hydroxytetrahydrobiopterin dehydratase: MELSYTLLSEAQLRDALPALSLWTVTDAKLERVVKLDHYLEAFPLAARIGELAEELNHHPDLLIGYQKLTIRTETHDAGGLTSYDFELARRIESYITQSSTRP, from the coding sequence ATGGAACTCAGCTATACACTCCTCTCTGAGGCACAGCTTCGCGATGCCCTGCCCGCGCTCTCCCTCTGGACCGTTACCGACGCCAAGCTGGAGCGTGTGGTGAAGCTTGACCACTATCTTGAGGCCTTCCCGCTGGCTGCGCGCATCGGCGAACTTGCAGAGGAGCTAAATCACCACCCAGACCTCCTCATTGGCTACCAAAAGCTGACGATTCGTACCGAGACCCATGACGCGGGAGGGCTCACCAGCTACGACTTTGAGCTGGCTCGGCGAATCGAATCCTATATCACTCAATCTTCGACTCGTCCATAA
- the mfd gene encoding transcription-repair coupling factor, which yields MRISRWASDVAAHPALQSLLSSLDAVALWPTLALESRPFFVSAAHHARPCKSLIVVANYDRALQWQAKLQLCGVPESQIRQLPSGTSTLYDDSPPEAVALSDRIGALRFLIEPGPGFVIGTPQAVLERTLPIEVLESTFLTLKKGDTIEIEQLLRALLAMGYEAAEPVRVPGQYSQRGGILDVFAIGADLPIRMEFFGDDIDGIRSFDPGTQRSLAAVKQLTLIPTRETLYHFSDSELPEDVLAARESLAEMIDRTLRIEAASLSTDYQRELEERVSGDVQAIRLGTFFDRLDLYRPLLHPDSGCAADLLPKDGLLILDEPTELEIIAEKSREELAQALSARQARGEILEAVTGDFLVDIDHLGYPERRVALLGIGDPPAWFGHGERVEVHAASLEAYRGRPEALAQTMKTWQDAGFITVMATDQPTRAKSVLSQIELFPQEEVVDLEKPGLYLAQGNLAGGFSCPEMKLAVITDHELFGVGRLKLPQRKFNEGAPIATVLDLKPGDYVVHINYGIGVFQGLVRRTIGEVEKECLYIQYGGPDKLFVPADQLDRVQKYLTPGDTEPKINRLHNGEWQRAVGKAREEAREFARDLIRLYAHRKRAERPTLGPDSPWQAEMEATFPWMETPSQMEAIKEVKRDLQTTYPMDRLVCGDVGFGKTEVAIRAAFKVAQAGKQVVVLCPTTILSEQHYRTFAERLGAFPTRLDFLNRFRTAAERREIVAQVEAGEVDILIGTHALLSSDLHFKDLGLVIIDEEHKFGVKQKEMLKKLRSSVDVLSMSATPIPRTLSMALMDIRQMSLINDPPPGRLPIRTFVRNYSQEVVREAILRELARGGQVYYVYNRVTGIYHTAEKLKKLVPMARIGVGHGQMSEKELEPVMLAFIKGELDILLSTTIIENGLDISNANTMIIENADRLGLSQLYQLRGRVGRSDRQAYAYLLYQNEAGLTENALARLQSLQEFSSLGSGYSLAFRDLQIRGAGELLGAKQSGTMATVGYELFAQIIGEEIQFLKSHADGDDSPTYNDPLQGLLPLPTVDLPVEALIPEHYVPEQAQRLYYYKTMMSARDEASLRSTEAEIVDRYGSPPSAILSAFRVMRCRIRASEIGMRKIDGHGGRLVVDFDDSIEFNPRLLSLLNSAHKGCFLARGQMVWTFVGDPIAACEKMQETFVAKREEIERHRAALGLT from the coding sequence ATGCGGATTTCCCGATGGGCGTCTGACGTGGCTGCCCACCCCGCGCTTCAAAGCCTCCTCTCTAGTCTCGATGCCGTGGCCCTCTGGCCCACCCTTGCGCTCGAGTCCAGGCCCTTCTTTGTCTCCGCGGCGCACCATGCCCGCCCGTGCAAGTCGCTAATCGTCGTTGCGAACTACGATCGTGCGCTGCAATGGCAGGCCAAGCTCCAGTTGTGCGGCGTGCCTGAATCGCAGATCCGCCAGCTCCCTTCGGGCACCTCGACCCTGTACGACGACTCGCCTCCCGAGGCGGTCGCACTCAGCGACCGGATCGGCGCACTACGCTTCTTGATCGAGCCCGGCCCGGGGTTTGTCATCGGGACTCCCCAAGCGGTGCTCGAACGCACGCTCCCAATTGAAGTCCTAGAATCGACCTTCCTCACCCTGAAGAAAGGGGACACGATTGAGATCGAGCAGTTGCTGCGCGCGCTGCTTGCAATGGGCTACGAGGCAGCCGAGCCGGTCCGCGTCCCGGGACAATACTCCCAACGTGGTGGGATCCTCGATGTCTTCGCGATCGGAGCCGATCTGCCGATCAGAATGGAGTTCTTCGGGGACGACATTGACGGCATTCGTTCGTTCGATCCAGGCACCCAGCGCTCGCTCGCGGCAGTCAAGCAGCTGACCCTCATCCCAACTCGCGAAACGCTCTACCACTTCTCCGATTCCGAACTGCCTGAAGACGTGCTCGCCGCACGCGAGAGCTTGGCGGAGATGATTGACCGGACGCTGCGGATCGAGGCCGCCTCGCTGAGCACGGACTACCAGCGCGAACTCGAAGAGCGGGTCTCGGGCGACGTTCAAGCGATTCGGCTTGGGACTTTCTTCGATCGGCTCGATCTATACCGCCCGCTCCTGCACCCCGACTCTGGATGCGCCGCCGATTTGCTGCCGAAAGACGGCTTACTGATCCTCGATGAGCCCACGGAGCTTGAGATCATCGCTGAAAAGTCGCGAGAAGAGCTTGCCCAGGCGCTCTCGGCTCGCCAGGCTCGCGGCGAGATCCTAGAAGCGGTTACGGGCGATTTCCTCGTCGATATCGACCACCTCGGCTATCCGGAGCGGCGCGTGGCGCTGCTTGGCATCGGCGATCCACCAGCATGGTTTGGGCACGGCGAGAGAGTAGAAGTTCACGCGGCCTCGCTCGAAGCGTATCGCGGACGCCCCGAAGCCCTCGCTCAGACGATGAAGACCTGGCAAGACGCCGGTTTCATCACGGTGATGGCTACCGACCAACCGACGCGCGCCAAATCGGTGCTCAGCCAGATCGAACTCTTCCCTCAAGAAGAGGTTGTTGACCTCGAAAAGCCTGGTCTTTACCTGGCGCAGGGCAATCTGGCGGGTGGATTTAGTTGTCCCGAAATGAAGCTCGCGGTCATCACCGATCACGAGCTGTTCGGAGTCGGGCGGTTAAAGCTTCCGCAAAGAAAATTCAACGAGGGCGCACCCATCGCGACCGTCCTCGATCTCAAGCCGGGCGACTACGTCGTCCACATCAACTATGGCATTGGCGTCTTCCAAGGGCTCGTCCGACGTACCATCGGCGAAGTCGAGAAGGAGTGCCTCTACATCCAATACGGTGGGCCCGACAAGCTGTTTGTCCCTGCCGATCAACTAGACCGGGTACAGAAGTACCTCACGCCGGGCGACACCGAACCCAAAATCAATCGATTACATAACGGTGAATGGCAGCGTGCCGTGGGAAAAGCCCGGGAAGAGGCCCGGGAGTTCGCCCGGGATCTGATTCGGCTCTACGCGCACCGCAAGCGAGCCGAGCGCCCGACGCTGGGTCCGGACAGTCCGTGGCAGGCGGAGATGGAAGCGACCTTTCCCTGGATGGAGACCCCCAGCCAGATGGAGGCGATCAAGGAGGTCAAGCGTGACCTCCAGACGACCTATCCCATGGACCGGCTGGTGTGCGGCGATGTTGGATTCGGGAAAACCGAAGTCGCCATCCGCGCCGCATTCAAAGTCGCGCAAGCGGGGAAGCAGGTCGTCGTCCTCTGTCCCACTACAATTCTCAGCGAGCAGCACTATCGAACGTTTGCCGAGCGTCTCGGCGCATTTCCGACACGGCTCGACTTTTTGAATCGCTTCCGGACCGCCGCCGAGCGGAGAGAGATCGTGGCGCAAGTCGAAGCGGGCGAGGTGGACATCCTCATCGGCACCCATGCGCTCCTCAGCAGCGATCTTCACTTTAAGGATCTCGGCCTGGTGATCATCGACGAAGAGCACAAGTTCGGCGTCAAGCAGAAGGAGATGCTCAAGAAACTCCGGAGTTCAGTGGACGTCCTGAGCATGTCGGCCACGCCGATTCCTCGTACCCTCAGCATGGCTCTGATGGACATCCGGCAGATGTCGCTCATCAACGATCCCCCTCCGGGCCGCCTCCCCATTCGTACGTTCGTCCGCAACTACTCGCAGGAAGTTGTCCGTGAGGCGATCTTGCGTGAGCTGGCGCGCGGTGGCCAGGTGTATTACGTCTACAACCGGGTCACGGGGATATATCACACCGCCGAGAAACTGAAGAAGCTGGTACCCATGGCGCGGATCGGCGTGGGCCACGGCCAGATGTCGGAGAAGGAGCTTGAGCCCGTTATGCTCGCCTTCATCAAGGGTGAACTCGACATCTTGCTTTCCACGACGATCATCGAGAACGGCCTGGACATCTCGAACGCGAACACGATGATCATCGAAAACGCGGACCGATTGGGGCTATCGCAGCTGTATCAGCTTCGTGGTCGCGTCGGACGCAGCGACCGACAAGCGTATGCGTACCTGCTTTACCAAAACGAAGCCGGACTGACAGAAAACGCGCTCGCCCGGCTGCAATCGCTGCAGGAGTTCAGCTCGCTGGGTTCGGGCTACTCGCTGGCGTTTCGTGACTTGCAGATCCGCGGGGCGGGTGAATTGCTCGGCGCGAAGCAAAGCGGCACCATGGCCACCGTGGGCTACGAACTGTTCGCGCAGATCATCGGCGAAGAGATTCAGTTCCTCAAGTCGCATGCGGACGGCGACGACTCGCCCACTTACAACGACCCACTCCAGGGACTTCTGCCGCTACCGACGGTCGATCTACCCGTCGAAGCACTGATCCCTGAGCACTACGTGCCGGAGCAGGCGCAACGGCTGTACTACTACAAGACCATGATGTCGGCACGCGATGAAGCCTCACTGCGTTCGACCGAGGCTGAGATTGTTGACCGCTACGGCTCGCCCCCTTCGGCCATCCTCAGCGCCTTCCGCGTGATGCGCTGCCGCATCCGAGCGTCCGAGATTGGGATGAGGAAAATCGATGGGCACGGAGGCCGGTTGGTAGTGGACTTCGATGACAGCATAGAGTTCAATCCGCGGCTTTTGAGCCTGCTGAATTCCGCGCACAAGGGTTGCTTCCTCGCCCGAGGACAAATGGTGTGGACATTTGTCGGCGACCCCATCGCCGCATGCGAAAAGATGCAGGAGACTTTCGTCGCCAAGCGGGAAGAAATTGAACGGCACCGTGCAGCATTAGGTCTCACTTAA
- a CDS encoding response regulator transcription factor: MEYFKKQLSARELDVLRLSSEGLTDKEVATKLSVSLGTIHTYWTRVRSKCNGRTRAEIVSRYTRELVGSSNGTHAGVHASILDAIPLGVIEVDADLAIGLMNATSRELLSVNGAEAPLSLNHLPVSAQDRTEILQITEAVILGKRVRSGLTSRGTRLDVVPVLDGSRAVGAIITITPSIQRVAAIWSSVSSS; encoded by the coding sequence GTGGAATACTTCAAGAAACAACTATCTGCACGAGAACTTGATGTACTTCGACTTTCCTCAGAGGGACTAACCGATAAAGAGGTTGCGACAAAGCTCAGTGTCTCCCTTGGCACCATCCACACTTACTGGACTCGGGTTCGGTCAAAGTGCAATGGCCGCACCCGTGCAGAAATTGTTAGCAGATACACCCGTGAGCTGGTGGGCAGTTCTAACGGAACGCACGCAGGCGTGCACGCATCGATTCTTGATGCCATTCCGCTGGGGGTGATCGAAGTCGATGCAGATCTTGCAATCGGATTGATGAACGCTACATCCCGCGAGCTGTTGAGCGTTAACGGTGCCGAGGCACCCCTCTCGCTCAATCACCTTCCCGTTTCCGCCCAGGACCGCACGGAGATCCTCCAGATCACAGAAGCCGTGATTCTAGGCAAGCGCGTTAGGTCGGGGCTCACCTCCCGAGGGACGAGGCTCGATGTTGTGCCGGTTCTCGATGGATCGAGAGCGGTCGGAGCGATCATTACGATTACTCCTTCCATTCAACGAGTCGCGGCTATCTGGTCCTCTGTTTCATCTAGCTAG